The Chrysoperla carnea chromosome X, inChrCarn1.1, whole genome shotgun sequence genome includes a region encoding these proteins:
- the LOC123302669 gene encoding vesicle-associated membrane protein 2 isoform X2, which translates to MAAPNPAGEGVGASEPGADGIVGGPKNPQQVAAQRRLQQTQAQVDEVVDIMKTNVEKVLERDQKLSELDDRADALQQGASQFEQQAGKLKRKFWLQNLKMMIIMGVIGLIILAIIVM; encoded by the exons at GGCTGCCCCAAATCCAGCAGGAGAGGGTGTAGGTGCCTCTGAACCAGGAGCCGATGGAATTGTAGGTGGACCAAAAAATCCACAACAG GTGGCCGCACAACGTAGGCTTCAACAAACGCAAGCTCAA GTGGATGAAGTTGTGGATATTATGAAAACTAACGTTGAAAAAGTATTAGAAAGAGATCAAAAGCTCAGTGAATTAGATGATCGAGCTG atgcTTTGCAACAAGGTGCATCACAATTTGAACAACAAGCtggaaaactaaaaagaaaattctggctacaaaatttaaag ATGATGATCATTATGGGCGTAATTGGACTAATAATACTCGCCATCATTGTCA TGTAA
- the LOC123302616 gene encoding rho GTPase-activating protein conundrum produces MYANDDYKDFWNEYKLVQETKHTATTEDEDHTKLEVDEVENDTELLRVMGMGHLVEVFNQCRQITDQQLDMSLRQLSKRQADTVRKRVRALNYTVKSRAHLAGAHVASRNRGWQRKPDIRNVFKSDVDVETADVDDTGNGNDSTGTRSRSRSATPDSLDFDSIQSTPIQSTTTDWNATNWNTNAATSTQHDQSAHTNNHHPHSSNNLVGSVPSFVKIFHQSDLEQAQITSAHRSSSESEKDTLRRTPSAPPSCNRNRGLESKSEDNCDTSNHVPSILPSTEMFGRPNWSHYREAVASNSEGIELLGFNRIGTMYCPRNSRERGRLIRDPQPDTQTSSTHRRNVDALIDSPTLIQHPHRSHAQSSFHPSIPSNGPMSFEMAFNNNRSSSTIKQEESLNLYQNETNIVNIDVNYSSNEQRISVNQVTDLDFKDMTPMLWLEICMLFDKHSLKIHRRKPLKRKRKEDGNLFGVNLSTLVMRDYQFINNDNDHDPCNASADNSANSNTTSSDDAVPLIIRDLLSRLSTDARLKEEGLLRVAGNKQRVELLCTELEQHFYTKQESCKALLNKSTSHELVSILKKILRDLPQPLFTTELIHLFYETHAIQDPHDQLNALNLLILLLPVQNRTTLYALLEFFIQVVRHQHFNKMNLHNVAMIIAPSLFPPRYIFTTKSQTKNNDLNSEIAFAATCCKLTETLIEHVQLLQTIPVALLKQARTTNTTRN; encoded by the exons ATGTATGCAAATGACGACTACAAAGATTTCTGGAATGAGTACAAGCTTGTTCAGGAAACAAAACATACAGCTACTACAGAAGATGAGGACCATACAAAATTGGAAGTTGATG AGGTGGAAAATGACACAGAATTACTACGAGTCATGGGAATGGGTCACTTAGTCGAAGTATTCAATCAATGTCGTCAAATCACCGATCAACAATTAGACATGTCACTACGACAATTATCTAAGCGGCAAGCAGATACTGTACGAAAACGAGTACGTGCACTTAATTATACAGTCAAGTCACGAGCGCATCTAGCAGGAGCACATGTAGCGAGCAGGAACCGAGGATGGCAACGTAAACCCGATAttcgaaatgtttttaaatcagATGTTGATGTTgag ACAGCAGACGTAGACGACACCGGAAACGGTAACGATAGTACAGGCACACGATCTCGATCACGGAGTGCAACACCCGACTCATTGGATTTCGATTCAATTCAAAGCACACCAATTCAATCGACAACAACTGATTGGAATGCAACTAATTGGAATACAAATGCAGCAACATCAACGCAACACGATCAATCTGCACACACAAACAACCATCATCCGCATTCATCAAACAATCT AGTTGGAAGTGTCCCAAGtttcgttaaaatatttcatcaatCTGATTTAGAGCAAGCCCAAATCACAAGTGCACACCGTAGCAGTAGTGAAAGTGAAAAAGATACGTTGCGTCGTACGCCTAGTGCCCCTCCAAGTTGCAACCGTAATCGTGGGCTTGAATCGAAATCCGAAGATAATTGTGACACATCTAACCATGTACCATCCATATTACCATCGACTGAAATGTTTGGCCGGCCAAATTGGAGTCATTATCGCGAAGCGGTTGCTTCAAATTCAGAGGGTATTGAACTATTAGGATTTAACCGTATTGGTACAATGTATTGTCCGCGAAATTCACGTGAACGAGGTCGATTAATACGTGACCCACAACCTGATACACAAACATCTTCGACGCATCGTCGGAATGTAGATGCTTTAATTGATAGTCCGACTCTGATCCAGCATCCGCATCGATCGCATGCGCAGTCATCATTCCATCCAAGCATTCCATCAAATGGACCAATGAGTTTTGAAATGGCATTCAACAACAATCGAAGTAGCTCAACAATAAAACAAGAAGAGTCTttgaatttatatcaaaatgaaaCGAATATTGTTAATATTGATGTTAATTATAGTTCGAATGAACAACGAATATCTGTAAATCAAGTCACTGATCTGGATTTTAAAGATATGACTCCCATGTTATGGTTGGAAATTTGTATGCTCTTCGATAAACATTCCTTAAAAATTCATCGGCGTAAACCGTTAAAACGAAAACGAAAAGAAG ATGGCAACTTATTTGGTGTAAATTTATCAACATTAGTGATGCGTgattatcaatttataaataatgataacgATCACGATCCATGCAATGCTAGTGCTGATAACAGTGCGAACAGTAACACTACCAGCAGTGATGATGCAGTGCCATTGATAATACGTGATCTATTGTCACGTCTATCAACCGACGCCAGACTCAAAGAAGAAGGACTGTTACGAGTGGCGGGTAACAAACAACGTGTTGAACTCCTGTGTACTGAGTTGGAACAGCACTTTTATACCAAACAAGAATCATGTAAAGcattattaaacaaatcaaCTAGTCATGAATTAGTATCTATTTTAAAGAAGATTTTAAGAGATTTACCGCAACCTTTATTTACAACAgaattaatacatttattttatgaaacacATG CTATTCAAGATCCTCATGACCAATTGAATGcattaaatttacttattcTATTGTTACCAGTTCAAAATCGGACAACTCTGTATGCGTTGCTAGAGTTCTTCATTCAAGTGGTGCGCCATcagcattttaataaaatgaatttacacaaCGTAGCTATGATAATAGCACCTTCATTATTTCCACCacg atacatttttacaacaaaaagtcaaacaaaaaacaacgaTTTAAATTCAGAGATTGCATTTGCAGCGACTTGTTGTAAATTAACTGAAACATTGATAGAGCATGTGCAATTATTACAAACAATTCCAGTGGCGTTATTGAAACAAGCTAGAACTACAAATACAACTAGAAACtag
- the LOC123302673 gene encoding synaptobrevin-1-like, which translates to MDNSANSSNNSNVNATNKRLQQTQAQVDEVVGIMRVNVEKVLERDQKISELDNRADALREGANQFEQQAGRLKRKMWWKNLKMMIILGAIATFIVIIILVWIIQSIKGDDNSN; encoded by the exons ATGGATAATTCTGCAAATTCGAGCAACAATAGCAATGTTAATGCAACAAATAAACGACTACAACAGACGCAGGCTCAAGTGGATGAAGTGGTTGGTATCATGAGAGTAAATGTTGAAAAAGTATTGGAACGTGATCAGAAAATCAGTGAATTGGATAATCGTGCGGATGCGTTACGTGAAGGTGCCAATCAATTTGAACAACAAGCTGGTCGCTTAAAACGTAAAATGTggtggaaaaatttaaaaatgatgatcattttagGGGCAATCGctacatttattgttattattatcttag tGTGGATCATTCAAAGTATTAAAGGTGACGATAAcagtaactaa